Proteins from one Desertifilum tharense IPPAS B-1220 genomic window:
- a CDS encoding amino acid ABC transporter permease: MTRETPQKVPLLRDERFWRIAIQVIVLAIVGAIALILIANLNQNLRQQGTVFGFNFLRNPAGFSIGDTPISYRTNDPYLRALAVGLVNSLRVIGAGFILTTILGVMAGIASFSENWLLRKLSLVYVELVRNIPLLLQLFFWYFAVFFQLPPVQDKLNVGGVLFLSKRGVALPWPANLSATWLSLAALGAIAIAVFFLWQWRTHMMVEQGTSGQPQLIALAALGLTALFILSFGLSWQVPQDTGTTIRGGLQLSIEFAAILAGLVVYTSAFIAEIVRAGIQAVPKGQWEAARSLGLKSGLVMRLVVFPQALRVIIPGLNSQYMNLAKNSSLAIAIGYPDIYSVANTTYNQTGRPVEVFLLIMAAYLVINLIVSLLMNKLNQAVQLTER; encoded by the coding sequence ATGACCCGCGAGACTCCCCAGAAAGTTCCCCTGCTGCGAGACGAACGCTTTTGGCGCATAGCGATCCAGGTTATTGTTCTGGCAATTGTCGGCGCGATCGCCCTGATTTTAATCGCCAATTTAAATCAAAACCTGCGCCAGCAAGGGACAGTATTTGGCTTTAACTTCCTCAGAAACCCCGCCGGGTTCAGTATCGGCGATACCCCCATTTCCTACCGCACCAACGATCCGTACCTGCGCGCCCTCGCGGTTGGGCTAGTCAACTCCTTGCGAGTGATTGGGGCGGGATTCATCTTAACCACAATTTTAGGCGTAATGGCGGGAATTGCCAGCTTTTCAGAAAATTGGTTGCTCCGCAAGCTCAGTTTAGTTTACGTCGAACTTGTTCGGAACATTCCCCTGCTCTTACAACTGTTTTTCTGGTACTTCGCCGTCTTCTTCCAACTCCCCCCCGTCCAAGACAAGCTGAACGTCGGGGGGGTTCTTTTTTTAAGCAAGCGCGGCGTTGCCCTCCCTTGGCCGGCAAATCTGTCCGCAACCTGGTTAAGTTTAGCCGCATTAGGGGCGATCGCGATCGCGGTCTTCTTCCTGTGGCAGTGGCGAACCCACATGATGGTCGAACAAGGCACATCCGGACAACCGCAACTAATCGCCCTAGCCGCCCTCGGATTAACCGCCCTCTTCATCCTCTCCTTTGGCCTGAGTTGGCAAGTCCCCCAAGACACCGGAACCACCATCAGAGGCGGCTTGCAACTCTCCATTGAATTTGCCGCCATCCTCGCCGGACTAGTGGTGTATACCAGCGCCTTCATCGCCGAAATTGTCCGCGCCGGAATTCAAGCCGTCCCGAAAGGACAATGGGAAGCCGCCCGTTCCTTGGGGTTAAAATCCGGTCTGGTGATGCGTTTGGTGGTGTTTCCCCAAGCCTTGCGCGTGATTATTCCCGGTTTAAATAGCCAGTACATGAACTTAGCGAAAAACTCCAGTTTAGCGATCGCCATTGGCTATCCCGACATCTACTCCGTCGCCAACACCACCTACAACCAAACCGGGCGACCTGTTGAGGTGTTCCTATTAATTATGGCCGCCTACCTGGTCATTAACCTGATCGTCTCCTTGTTGATGAACAAATTGAACCAAGCCGTTCAACTCACAGAACGATGA
- a CDS encoding amino acid ABC transporter permease: MTNSELHVMPLATQPPVQQLGPKAWLRKNLFSTWYNSLITIVLGGILFRSAWGFFQWATTTAQWRVISVNFPLFFVGRYPKTEYWRLWLVVILLGGLSGLSWGIIGRKTATLFSRSVLLGLGIAALLILLTPIGISYKLLLLGLLGLVVAKAWAGKQLGNKIPSLGQWVASAWLILFPVILWLIAGGFGLRSVSTNDWGGLLLTLLTSVISILLCFPLGVLLALGRQSPLLAIRWLSILYIELIRGIPLISILFMGQVMFPLFLPAGMRPDRILRAIVGLTLFSAAYLAENVRGGLQAIPRGQTEAAKALGLNSPLMLGLIILPQALKVAIPAMVGQFISLLQDTTLLSIVGLVELLGMSRSILANPQFLGRYAEVYLFDAVLFWIFCYAMSLASRRLEKQLNSEHR, encoded by the coding sequence ATGACCAACTCAGAACTGCACGTTATGCCCCTGGCGACTCAACCGCCAGTTCAGCAACTCGGCCCCAAAGCGTGGCTGCGAAAAAACCTGTTTAGCACCTGGTACAACAGCCTGATCACCATTGTCCTAGGGGGAATCCTGTTCAGGTCGGCTTGGGGCTTTTTCCAATGGGCCACCACCACCGCCCAGTGGCGCGTCATCTCCGTTAACTTTCCCCTCTTTTTCGTCGGGCGCTATCCTAAAACGGAATATTGGCGACTGTGGTTAGTCGTCATCCTGCTAGGCGGCTTATCGGGCTTATCCTGGGGAATTATTGGACGCAAAACCGCCACCCTGTTTAGTCGTTCGGTGTTACTGGGTTTGGGAATAGCAGCCCTTCTGATTTTGCTAACCCCCATCGGCATTTCCTATAAACTCCTGCTTTTGGGACTGCTGGGTTTAGTCGTAGCCAAAGCCTGGGCGGGAAAACAACTGGGAAACAAAATACCAAGCTTAGGTCAATGGGTTGCCAGCGCTTGGTTAATCCTATTTCCTGTTATTCTGTGGTTAATTGCTGGAGGATTTGGACTGAGATCCGTCTCTACCAACGATTGGGGCGGCTTACTCCTCACCCTCCTCACCTCCGTTATCAGTATTTTGCTGTGTTTTCCCCTCGGCGTTCTCCTCGCCCTCGGCCGCCAAAGTCCCCTTTTAGCAATTCGCTGGTTATCCATTCTTTATATTGAACTGATTCGCGGCATCCCCTTGATTTCGATCCTATTTATGGGTCAGGTGATGTTTCCCTTGTTTTTGCCTGCGGGAATGCGACCCGATCGCATCCTTAGAGCAATTGTGGGTTTAACCTTATTTAGTGCCGCATACTTAGCCGAAAATGTGCGCGGGGGGTTGCAAGCCATTCCCAGAGGACAAACCGAAGCCGCTAAAGCCTTGGGCCTCAATTCTCCGTTGATGTTGGGGTTAATTATTCTACCGCAAGCGCTGAAAGTCGCGATTCCGGCAATGGTGGGTCAGTTTATTAGCCTGCTGCAAGATACTACCTTACTGTCTATCGTGGGATTGGTGGAATTGTTGGGGATGAGTCGATCGATTTTGGCGAACCCTCAATTCTTAGGGCGCTACGCCGAAGTGTATTTATTTGATGCCGTCTTATTCTGGATCTTTTGCTACGCCATGTCCTTGGCTAGCCGTCGCCTAGAAAAGCAACTCAACTCAGAACATCGCTAG
- a CDS encoding amino acid ABC transporter ATP-binding protein, whose product MEQPKIDSQPLPPTEPELAIIAQDVQKWYGQFHVLKGVSLSVKRGEVVVVMGPSGSGKSTFIRTFNALEEFQGGSIEIDGIRLSHDLKNIEAIRREVGMVFQQFNLFPHLTVLQNVTLSPIWVRRWPKAKAQQVAMQLLERVGILEQAKKFPGQLSGGQQQRVAIARALAMQPKVMLFDEPTSALDPEMVREVLDVMRTLAADGMTMVVVTHEVGFAREVADRIVFMDGGMIVEEAKPHDFFQNPQEERTRKFLSQIL is encoded by the coding sequence ATGGAACAACCGAAAATTGATTCGCAACCGCTACCGCCAACCGAACCCGAACTTGCTATTATTGCTCAGGATGTTCAGAAGTGGTACGGGCAATTTCACGTCCTCAAAGGCGTTAGCTTGTCGGTGAAGCGCGGGGAAGTGGTGGTGGTGATGGGCCCCTCCGGGTCGGGCAAATCCACGTTTATTCGCACGTTTAACGCCCTTGAAGAGTTCCAAGGGGGCAGTATTGAGATTGATGGCATTCGACTTTCCCACGATTTAAAGAATATTGAAGCGATTCGTCGGGAAGTGGGAATGGTGTTTCAGCAGTTTAATCTGTTCCCTCATTTAACCGTGTTGCAGAATGTGACGCTATCTCCGATTTGGGTGCGGCGCTGGCCGAAGGCGAAGGCCCAACAGGTGGCGATGCAACTGTTGGAACGGGTGGGAATTTTGGAACAGGCGAAGAAGTTTCCCGGACAGTTGTCGGGGGGTCAGCAACAACGAGTGGCGATCGCCCGCGCTTTGGCGATGCAACCCAAGGTTATGCTATTTGATGAGCCAACCTCTGCCCTAGACCCAGAAATGGTTCGGGAAGTGTTAGATGTGATGCGAACGCTGGCCGCTGATGGGATGACGATGGTGGTTGTTACCCACGAAGTTGGGTTTGCGCGGGAAGTGGCAGACCGAATTGTGTTTATGGATGGTGGGATGATTGTGGAAGAAGCCAAACCCCACGATTTTTTCCAAAACCCCCAGGAGGAAAGAACGCGCAAGTTCCTTTCGCAAATTCTCTAA
- a CDS encoding lipopolysaccharide assembly protein LapB codes for MMSQTIEWQELSEKDLVNIACDRAGSLLLFCPQNSLSQSSQESTEACLQNQSIRRLKFKEKSHIKAAFYWLKLYQPSSESSSLETIKGYIEAIHHFCEIEAWQEALKILLHPIKTYQATPLHEYVGMIGYYSEQIKIYLNILGKLDERWDCIWLNQLGNAYFNISQYEKSLETYERQQKLARKLKNTLLEAKAFGGMGIVCCCKSQLKEATHFHQTQLEIARQNRYESEEIEALNGLANVYLRQFKEKKVFALYKEIIKKSQNTENFNLKLKGIKLVGYAYLHFGRLNKLALYIEELQNLLESGLDLYSKWEILDLMLSYYVYKGQYETARLCLEQAEQVIEKISNNWAKARITAHWGVYYIYLKQYDRAIDKLSQSLGLIRQFSDSLSIIYNLCNLSYCYSSLNQPHIALQYANEALSLATCPSINQHQEKALAAIAYVHWQQRKYIKGLLLVAYVLWLVPPWKSRSSQVVFEKTIQEVQKLLARVIQSYRWK; via the coding sequence ATGATGAGTCAAACTATAGAATGGCAAGAATTATCTGAAAAAGACTTAGTAAATATTGCTTGCGATCGCGCTGGCTCTTTGCTCCTATTTTGTCCTCAAAATTCACTCTCTCAATCTTCTCAAGAATCAACTGAAGCCTGTTTACAAAATCAATCTATTCGAAGGCTTAAATTTAAAGAAAAATCTCATATTAAAGCGGCTTTCTACTGGCTAAAGCTCTATCAGCCTTCTTCTGAGTCTTCAAGCTTAGAGACAATTAAAGGCTATATTGAAGCCATTCATCATTTTTGTGAAATTGAAGCATGGCAAGAAGCCTTAAAAATACTTTTACACCCGATCAAAACTTATCAAGCTACCCCCTTACATGAATACGTGGGAATGATTGGTTATTACAGCGAACAAATTAAAATTTATTTAAATATTTTAGGTAAACTGGATGAACGCTGGGACTGTATTTGGCTAAATCAGTTAGGAAATGCTTATTTTAATATCAGCCAATATGAGAAATCTTTAGAAACTTACGAACGTCAACAAAAGCTTGCACGCAAGCTGAAAAATACTTTATTGGAAGCCAAAGCATTTGGCGGAATGGGTATTGTTTGTTGCTGCAAAAGTCAGTTGAAGGAAGCCACTCACTTTCATCAAACTCAGCTTGAAATCGCTCGTCAGAATCGCTATGAATCAGAGGAAATAGAAGCTCTAAACGGTTTAGCAAATGTTTATCTAAGGCAGTTTAAAGAAAAGAAGGTATTTGCTCTTTATAAAGAAATTATCAAAAAGTCTCAAAATACTGAAAACTTCAACTTAAAGTTAAAGGGAATTAAATTGGTTGGATATGCATACTTACACTTTGGCAGGTTGAACAAGTTAGCGTTGTATATTGAAGAACTTCAAAACCTTTTAGAGTCAGGCCTTGATTTGTATAGTAAATGGGAAATATTAGATTTGATGCTATCTTACTATGTTTACAAGGGTCAGTATGAAACAGCTAGGCTTTGCTTAGAACAAGCCGAGCAAGTTATTGAAAAAATTAGCAATAATTGGGCTAAGGCTCGGATTACTGCTCACTGGGGAGTTTATTATATTTATCTGAAGCAATACGATCGAGCCATTGATAAATTGTCGCAAAGCTTAGGGCTAATACGTCAATTTTCAGACTCTTTAAGCATCATCTACAATCTCTGTAACTTGTCTTACTGCTACAGTTCGCTTAATCAACCTCATATCGCTTTACAGTATGCGAATGAAGCTTTATCTTTAGCCACTTGTCCGAGTATCAATCAACATCAAGAGAAAGCGTTAGCTGCTATAGCCTATGTTCATTGGCAACAAAGAAAGTATATCAAAGGCTTACTGCTCGTGGCTTATGTGTTATGGCTGGTTCCCCCTTGGAAAAGCAGAAGTAGCCAAGTCGTTTTTGAGAAAACTATTCAAGAAGTTCAAAAACTGTTGGCGAGAGTTATTCAATCTTATCGGTGGAAATAA
- a CDS encoding ATP-binding protein codes for MDTLRASEQGLEIIDRARRQKRWTKTETSAWWETAYTSQATLKRFWRKLKIDRYSFIEICQTVGVDWQEVAEPELEAQRTPVNCSIKAFTQIDYSETRWVGRQDLIAKLYHLLQNECRVLSIIGLTGIGKTALATRLMLELNERYPDLTVKTVCFDREVQGFQRVASQVLGENLSNARQLQNSPELLLNKLLNYLQNNPCLLVLDMVEEILVSDGKGGYQFSEPTFSEFLHQIVKRPEINTKLVITSQYQLPTIGDGRYLMRTYTERLSGLGVEEGFLLFETWNVYAQNSAHLDYLKRIIDIYEGHPLALRIIAGEVRDRPYNGNIQLYWQDYGYEIEEAEKLRRSTVLQSRMDKPRLDRFTNKLFDLVRSRVCKAVERLYTNDKLACLMLCQGAIYRQPVERKAWLLLIHEYGSIEQASIAFQNLQRRCLIESEQFDSQVVYRLHPLLRRVALEKLDELEEEIMSW; via the coding sequence ATGGATACTCTTAGAGCCTCTGAACAAGGTCTAGAAATTATCGATAGAGCTAGACGCCAAAAAAGATGGACTAAAACTGAAACTTCAGCTTGGTGGGAAACTGCATACACCTCTCAAGCCACCCTCAAGCGGTTTTGGCGAAAACTGAAGATCGATCGTTATTCTTTTATCGAAATTTGTCAGACGGTTGGAGTGGATTGGCAAGAAGTAGCTGAACCCGAATTAGAGGCCCAACGGACGCCTGTCAATTGCTCAATTAAAGCTTTTACTCAAATAGACTATAGTGAAACGCGCTGGGTCGGTCGCCAGGATTTAATCGCCAAATTATATCATCTTTTACAAAACGAGTGTCGAGTTTTATCTATTATTGGGCTAACGGGAATTGGTAAAACTGCACTGGCAACTCGTTTGATGCTGGAACTGAACGAGCGATACCCTGATTTAACGGTAAAAACGGTTTGTTTTGACCGAGAGGTTCAGGGATTTCAACGGGTTGCTAGCCAAGTTTTAGGAGAAAATTTATCTAACGCTCGGCAACTTCAAAATAGTCCAGAGTTACTGCTGAACAAATTACTTAATTATTTACAAAACAATCCTTGTCTGTTGGTGCTAGATATGGTAGAGGAAATTTTGGTTTCTGATGGCAAGGGGGGATACCAGTTCAGCGAACCGACTTTTTCTGAATTCTTACATCAAATTGTTAAACGCCCTGAAATTAATACTAAATTGGTGATTACTTCTCAATATCAACTTCCCACCATTGGCGATGGTCGATATTTAATGAGAACCTATACAGAACGATTATCGGGTTTGGGGGTTGAAGAGGGATTTCTTTTATTTGAGACTTGGAATGTTTACGCTCAAAATAGCGCTCATTTAGATTATCTGAAACGGATTATTGATATCTATGAAGGACATCCCCTGGCTTTAAGAATTATTGCGGGTGAAGTTCGCGATCGCCCTTACAATGGCAACATTCAATTATATTGGCAAGATTACGGTTATGAGATTGAAGAAGCAGAAAAATTAAGGCGATCTACCGTGCTTCAATCTCGCATGGACAAACCTCGTTTAGATCGTTTTACTAATAAGTTGTTCGATTTAGTCAGAAGCCGAGTTTGTAAGGCAGTAGAACGACTTTATACAAATGACAAGCTAGCTTGTTTAATGTTATGCCAAGGCGCAATTTATCGCCAGCCTGTTGAACGTAAAGCTTGGCTGCTCTTAATTCATGAATATGGTTCTATAGAACAAGCTTCAATTGCATTTCAAAACCTTCAACGTCGATGTCTGATTGAGTCTGAACAATTCGATTCTCAGGTAGTTTATCGCCTGCATCCTTTATTGCGGAGGGTTGCGTTAGAAAAACTCGATGAACTTGAGGAAGAAATTATGTCTTGGTAA
- a CDS encoding permease yields MHFWKLQWRSAVAIAIVFFACFYLPVETLQKSQRLQNAFWESLYLVRWYAQEHVLLCLIPAFFIAGAISVFISQEAVLKYLGAKANPLLAYSVAATSGSLIAVCSCTVLPLFAGIYRLGAGLGPAVVFLYSGPAINILATILTARVLGLKLGIARAIAAITLSIVIGLCMSFIFRREELEKINPSPPLLDSQPSRPLWQNALFFAVLAGILVFANWAQPQAPVGFWYALYQAKWSVTGLLGLALSSILIVWFQLPRGKVLLVTGITLVLALRFWQTPLIPFSAGVLGLSWLTSTDKNEAGEWFAASWDFAKQILPLLLLGILVAGVLLGRPDQEGLIPAAWVTSAVGENSLLSNFVAAFAGALMYFATLTEIPILQGLIGSGMGQGPALALLLAGPALSLPNILVIRSVMGTQKTIVFTSLVVVMATLAGLIYGTFFG; encoded by the coding sequence ATGCACTTTTGGAAGTTGCAGTGGCGATCCGCTGTGGCGATCGCGATCGTTTTTTTCGCCTGTTTTTACCTACCCGTCGAAACCTTACAAAAATCGCAACGGTTGCAAAACGCCTTTTGGGAATCCTTGTACTTGGTGCGCTGGTACGCTCAAGAACATGTTTTACTGTGCTTAATCCCTGCCTTCTTCATTGCGGGTGCGATCTCCGTTTTCATCAGCCAAGAAGCCGTCCTCAAGTACCTAGGAGCCAAAGCCAACCCCTTACTCGCCTACAGCGTGGCCGCCACATCCGGGAGCCTGATAGCTGTATGCTCTTGCACCGTTTTACCCCTATTTGCCGGGATTTATCGCCTAGGAGCGGGACTAGGCCCTGCGGTTGTCTTTCTCTACTCTGGACCAGCCATCAACATTTTAGCGACGATCCTGACTGCGCGGGTTCTGGGTCTTAAACTGGGAATTGCCAGAGCGATCGCCGCCATCACTCTCAGTATTGTCATTGGCTTATGCATGAGCTTTATTTTCCGCCGCGAAGAACTCGAAAAAATCAATCCCTCCCCCCCCTTACTCGATAGCCAACCCTCCCGTCCCCTCTGGCAAAATGCCCTATTTTTCGCCGTGCTGGCTGGAATCTTGGTTTTTGCCAACTGGGCGCAACCTCAAGCCCCCGTTGGCTTCTGGTACGCCCTTTACCAGGCGAAATGGAGCGTCACCGGACTGTTAGGACTCGCCCTGAGTTCAATATTAATCGTCTGGTTTCAACTACCGCGCGGGAAAGTCCTACTCGTTACAGGTATCACCCTCGTATTAGCGTTGCGCTTTTGGCAAACCCCCCTGATTCCCTTTAGTGCAGGCGTACTCGGCTTGTCCTGGCTCACCAGTACCGACAAAAACGAGGCGGGAGAATGGTTCGCCGCTTCTTGGGATTTCGCCAAGCAAATTTTGCCTCTATTGTTGCTTGGTATTTTAGTCGCCGGGGTCTTACTCGGTCGTCCCGACCAAGAAGGTTTAATTCCAGCAGCTTGGGTCACAAGCGCAGTAGGCGAAAATTCTCTCCTCTCGAACTTTGTAGCCGCCTTTGCGGGAGCCTTGATGTATTTTGCGACCCTCACTGAAATTCCCATTCTCCAAGGATTAATTGGAAGTGGGATGGGACAAGGGCCAGCTTTAGCTCTACTTTTAGCAGGACCGGCCCTCTCTCTCCCGAATATACTGGTCATTCGGAGCGTGATGGGGACTCAAAAAACCATCGTGTTTACCAGTCTAGTCGTAGTGATGGCAACCCTAGCGGGTTTAATCTACGGCACGTTTTTTGGTTAG
- a CDS encoding thioredoxin family protein, protein MVMKVEILGTGCQKCQQLEANAKSAIAALNLEAEVLHITEVSEIVKRGIMRTPALAINGQVVSQGKVLEPNVIKPLLQPHS, encoded by the coding sequence ATGGTCATGAAAGTGGAAATTCTAGGGACAGGTTGTCAAAAATGCCAACAGCTTGAAGCCAATGCTAAAAGCGCGATCGCAGCCCTCAACCTAGAGGCAGAAGTTTTACACATCACCGAGGTCAGCGAAATCGTCAAACGGGGCATCATGCGGACTCCAGCTTTAGCCATTAATGGTCAAGTCGTCAGTCAGGGTAAAGTTCTAGAACCGAATGTCATTAAACCCTTACTCCAGCCTCACTCCTAG
- the hpxO gene encoding FAD-dependent urate hydroxylase HpxO produces the protein MQNLKVIIVGAGIGGLTAAIALKQAGYQVEVYDRVQELRPVGAGISLWSNGVKILNRLGLGEQIATIGGQMDRMQYRSHTGELLNDIDLNPLVAQVGQRPYPVARRDLQNILLEGFGEPVNLGCECIGVEQTETSATARFANGHDATGDLVIAADGIRSVVREYVVGRAVEPQYGGYINWNGLVTADADLAPKNTWIVYVGEHKRASLMPVAGDRFYFFFDVPLPKGTPANPETYQAELRQHFQGWAKPVQLLIDRINPAEVARPEIHDVGPIERYVRDRVALLGDSAHATCPDLGQGGCQAMEDALVLANSLISTNISVKDALLRYEQERKQRANPVVQKARKRAEKIHGKEPNLTQQWYAQLAQEHPLEVTNAISEVILAGPLR, from the coding sequence ATGCAAAATTTAAAAGTGATTATCGTTGGGGCTGGCATTGGAGGATTAACCGCCGCGATCGCCCTCAAGCAAGCCGGATACCAAGTTGAAGTCTACGATCGCGTCCAAGAACTCCGTCCGGTAGGCGCGGGAATCTCCCTGTGGTCGAACGGTGTCAAAATCTTAAACCGTTTGGGATTAGGAGAGCAAATCGCCACCATTGGCGGTCAAATGGATCGAATGCAGTATCGCTCTCATACAGGAGAATTGCTCAACGACATCGACTTGAATCCCCTAGTTGCCCAAGTGGGACAGCGCCCTTATCCGGTTGCCCGTCGCGACTTGCAGAACATCCTCTTAGAGGGGTTTGGCGAACCCGTAAACCTCGGTTGTGAGTGTATTGGCGTCGAACAAACCGAAACCAGTGCCACCGCCCGATTTGCCAACGGACATGACGCTACCGGAGATTTAGTCATTGCTGCCGATGGTATCCGTTCCGTCGTTCGGGAGTACGTTGTGGGTCGAGCCGTCGAACCGCAGTATGGAGGATATATTAACTGGAACGGCTTAGTCACTGCCGATGCAGATTTAGCCCCGAAAAATACATGGATCGTTTACGTTGGCGAACACAAACGCGCCTCCCTGATGCCCGTTGCGGGCGATCGCTTCTACTTCTTCTTTGACGTTCCCCTCCCCAAAGGCACCCCCGCCAACCCCGAAACCTACCAAGCCGAACTCCGACAGCACTTTCAAGGCTGGGCAAAACCCGTCCAACTGCTAATCGATCGCATCAACCCCGCAGAAGTCGCCCGCCCAGAAATCCATGATGTTGGCCCTATTGAGCGCTACGTGCGCGATCGCGTTGCCCTCCTCGGCGACTCCGCCCACGCCACCTGCCCCGACTTAGGACAAGGCGGCTGTCAAGCAATGGAAGACGCCCTCGTTCTCGCCAACTCCCTCATTTCCACCAATATCAGCGTTAAAGACGCCCTCCTGCGTTACGAACAAGAACGCAAACAACGAGCAAACCCAGTCGTGCAAAAAGCCCGCAAGCGTGCCGAAAAAATCCACGGCAAAGAACCCAACCTCACCCAGCAATGGTACGCCCAACTCGCCCAAGAACATCCCCTAGAAGTGACTAACGCCATTTCTGAAGTCATCTTAGCCGGGCCGTTGCGCTAA
- a CDS encoding putative 2-dehydropantoate 2-reductase has product MSSRRYAILGTGALGGFYGARLQKAGLDVHFLLHRDYDWVRHSGLVVESPEGNFSLPQVNAYADVQAMPPCDVVVVALKTTQNHLLPQLLPPLLHEHNWVLVLQNGLGIEPEVAKIVGGDRVMGGLCFICSNKVGPGHIRHLDYSAITLGDYAPNYHPCGITERMQQVKQDFEQANIPIQLSEDLLLARWQKLVWNIPFNGLSVVLDATTTEMMASPPIRTLATELMQEVVAGAKACHKALPDDAIAKMLDNTAKMKPYKTSMKLDYEAGNPLEIEAIFGNPLRLATQAGASLPRMTLLYQQLQFLESRKIVLSVKC; this is encoded by the coding sequence ATGTCAAGTCGCCGTTACGCCATTTTAGGAACCGGAGCATTAGGAGGATTTTACGGGGCGCGCCTGCAAAAAGCGGGTTTAGACGTGCATTTTTTGCTACATCGCGATTATGACTGGGTGCGACACTCCGGTCTAGTGGTGGAGTCTCCAGAGGGAAATTTTAGCTTACCCCAAGTGAACGCCTATGCAGATGTGCAAGCCATGCCGCCATGCGATGTCGTTGTTGTAGCGCTCAAGACAACGCAAAACCATTTACTCCCCCAGTTGCTACCACCTTTATTGCACGAGCATAACTGGGTTTTGGTTTTGCAAAATGGTTTGGGAATTGAGCCAGAAGTCGCAAAGATTGTAGGAGGCGATCGCGTGATGGGCGGATTATGCTTTATTTGTTCTAACAAAGTCGGCCCCGGCCATATCCGCCACCTCGACTACAGCGCCATTACCCTCGGCGACTATGCCCCAAATTATCATCCCTGCGGCATCACCGAACGGATGCAACAAGTCAAACAGGATTTTGAACAAGCCAACATCCCCATTCAACTCAGCGAAGACTTACTGCTAGCCCGCTGGCAAAAGTTGGTTTGGAATATTCCCTTTAATGGTTTATCCGTCGTTCTAGATGCCACCACCACCGAAATGATGGCTAGTCCTCCCATCCGCACCCTAGCCACCGAGTTAATGCAAGAAGTGGTTGCAGGTGCTAAAGCTTGTCATAAAGCCTTGCCAGACGACGCGATCGCAAAAATGCTGGACAATACCGCCAAAATGAAGCCCTACAAAACAAGCATGAAGCTCGATTACGAGGCAGGCAATCCTTTAGAGATTGAAGCCATTTTTGGCAATCCCCTGCGACTTGCAACCCAAGCCGGAGCCAGTTTACCGCGAATGACCCTGCTTTATCAGCAATTGCAGTTTCTAGAATCCCGCAAGATAGTGCTGAGTGTAAAGTGCTGA
- a CDS encoding nitronate monooxygenase family protein: MLQSLPPLQIGQYQIRYPIVQGAMAVRVSGAKLAAAVANAGGVGVISAFGLGYYYSDYWNSCRKSQQWLEANRLALTDELYQARQLSPRGILGVNLLVATRGYLQLAQTAVSEGANIIFTGAGLPLELPEYTAHAPDVALVPAVASVEAALTLCQTWKQRYNRLPDALIVENCQLAGGHIGTQCQETSDFSIATVLHQLRTVLNWEVGVKIPLIAAGGVWQRSDIERYLAMGASGVQVGTRFIATPECDADPAYKAFHGAAQAADVEIVLSPVGKPARVLKNEFSRRLVKGLSQTEKRCVANCLTACLCRDRGQTYCLLQALTKASQGDVEQGLVFSGANVGRTSTIIPVEELMQELAG, encoded by the coding sequence ATGCTTCAATCTCTGCCTCCTCTCCAGATCGGTCAATATCAGATTCGCTATCCGATTGTCCAAGGCGCGATGGCTGTTCGCGTCTCTGGAGCCAAATTAGCAGCGGCGGTTGCCAATGCTGGGGGAGTTGGAGTAATTTCAGCCTTTGGTTTAGGCTACTACTATTCGGACTATTGGAACAGTTGCCGCAAATCGCAGCAATGGCTAGAAGCGAATCGCCTAGCCTTAACGGACGAACTTTACCAAGCGCGTCAACTCAGTCCTCGCGGTATCCTTGGGGTGAATCTGCTGGTTGCTACGCGAGGCTATTTGCAATTGGCACAAACGGCGGTGTCTGAGGGAGCCAATATTATTTTCACGGGTGCCGGACTGCCGTTAGAGTTACCGGAATATACGGCCCATGCGCCAGATGTGGCGTTAGTTCCTGCGGTGGCGAGTGTGGAGGCGGCGCTAACGCTTTGCCAAACTTGGAAGCAACGTTATAATCGCCTTCCGGATGCGCTGATTGTGGAGAATTGCCAGTTAGCGGGAGGACATATTGGGACGCAATGTCAAGAAACGAGCGACTTTAGTATTGCAACGGTTCTTCATCAACTGCGAACTGTGCTGAATTGGGAAGTGGGGGTGAAGATTCCCCTAATTGCCGCCGGAGGGGTTTGGCAGCGCAGCGATATTGAGCGATATTTGGCAATGGGGGCAAGTGGCGTGCAGGTGGGGACTCGCTTTATTGCCACCCCAGAATGCGATGCAGATCCTGCTTATAAGGCGTTTCATGGGGCGGCTCAGGCTGCGGATGTGGAGATTGTTTTGAGTCCTGTGGGCAAACCCGCCCGCGTGCTGAAAAATGAGTTTAGCCGACGTTTGGTGAAGGGTCTTTCTCAAACTGAGAAACGCTGCGTTGCCAATTGTTTAACGGCTTGTTTGTGTCGCGATCGCGGTCAGACCTATTGTTTGTTGCAAGCGTTGACGAAGGCGTCTCAAGGCGATGTCGAACAGGGGTTAGTGTTCTCTGGTGCAAATGTGGGTCGTACTTCAACCATTATTCCTGTCGAAGAATTAATGCAAGAATTGGCAGGCTAA